From Nilaparvata lugens isolate BPH chromosome 7, ASM1435652v1, whole genome shotgun sequence, one genomic window encodes:
- the LOC120352519 gene encoding ESCRT-I complex subunit tsg101-like — MNSRLEAAYLADQISRGRLVIMWVPHDEGDQRAYNELMSRGRMEVQFIPNNPHLPPITFGPNPRQAPHNNNLHSYRSAPYNLQNRSLTSTQTRNPTFCVNGLQSINPPPCEPINHPQQPFNPTISRPTLNPTLNNGNIPQPNNINRQTNSIPLPNNINRQTNSIPLPNSIQHSNNSTQQPNRSTSNPPHSLLTPPPHPPSPSPPPPPCFQTSANSRNPSTQPRPQPHQFQPWNHGDFRLMWVPDDPTFPPQTFL; from the exons ATGAACAGCAGGCTTGAAGCAGCCTACCTTGCTGACCAGATATCTAGAGGACGTCTAGTGATAATGTGGGTACCTCATGATGAGGGAGACCAAAGGGCTTACAATGAACTGATGTCAAGGGGTAGAATGGAAGTACAATTCATTCCAAACAATCCTCATTTACCACCAATTACATTTGGACCCAACCCTAGACAAGCTCCCCACAACAATAACCTCCATTCCTACAGGTCTGCTCCTTACAACCTACAAAATCGAAGCCTTACTTCTACCCAAACTCGTAATCCAACATTCTGCGTCAATGGCCTACAATCTATCAATCCCCCACCCTGCGAACCTATCAATCACCCACAACAACCATTCAATCCTACTATTAGCCGCCCAACTCTGAATCCTACTCTGAACAATGGCAACATTCCCCAACCAAACAATATCAACCGTCAAACAA ATAGCATTCCCCTACCAAACAATATCAACCGTCAAACAAATAGCATTCCTCTACCAAACAGTATTCAACATTCCAACAATTCTACCCAGCAGCCTAACCGTTCTACATCAAatcctcctcattctcttcttactcctcctcctcatcctccatctccttctcctcctcctcctccatgcTTCCAAACCAGTGCTAATTCAAGAAACCCAAGTACCCAGCCACGTCCTCAACCACATCAATTCCAACCCTGGAACCATGGAGACTTTCGATTAATGTGGGTGCCAGATGACCCAACCTTCCCACCCCAAACCTTTCTTTAA
- the LOC120352520 gene encoding BRCA1-associated RING domain protein 1-like, producing the protein MEADCECSNIIAVLKKIEKIRKCNKCGATELISLTGSCSHSLCSDCLRGLAESICPECSTPFELKAILPNIQWSSFSHEINKIASLVNR; encoded by the exons atggAGGCTGATTGTGAGTGTAGTAACATTATTGCTGTTTTGAAGAAGATCGAAAAGATTAGAAAATGTAATAAATG CGGAGCAACTGAATTGATATCTCTCACTGGCTCTTGCAGTCATTCTCTCTGCTCGGACTGTTTGCGGGGACTGGCTGAATCGATTTGTCCAGAATGTAGTACACCATTTGAATTGAAAGCTATTCTGCCTAATATACAATGGTCTAGTTTTAGCCATGAAATCAACAAGATTGCCAGCTTAGTGAACAGGTGA